In a single window of the Candidatus Celerinatantimonas neptuna genome:
- the sasA_3 gene encoding Adaptive-response sensory-kinase SasA: MGKVKTARQLTFRYFSFVAIAIVVIHFSVFVSTIEGLEYLYAKNQIYAAEQLAQQELKINPKKSFFIQPYTHVYIGDKSVPKIFNFPKDFPIGEVTEIDDLMTPPNEHFALKTTLNYQGKPTTAYLINFDNDYELTEGEMYWTQSKQLLLSLVLLVISLLVVLRISTRLTLPLTALSDDLKRRGGNDFSPIELPKGKPNKELIQLVDSLNEYRQRIALLMERERSFNRYASHELRTPLTVIKGAVSLLSKQPDAISVQRQCQRLKHASDEMNDFVTTLLSLTREEDTKKLPSRSIVLDELETIARDHEYLLAEKSVYWRVQINEPLSLVIPETSLKILLGNLVKNAFACTEQGEVLIVVNKEKIQVLDTGVGLGNQSAGSEGFGLGLLIVRDICHKFGWSFKLEQRKEGGCAAMIIFK, from the coding sequence ATGGGGAAAGTTAAGACTGCCAGGCAATTAACATTTCGTTATTTTTCTTTCGTGGCGATTGCCATTGTTGTAATCCATTTTTCGGTGTTTGTTTCAACTATTGAAGGGTTGGAGTATTTATATGCGAAAAATCAGATATATGCAGCAGAACAGTTGGCTCAGCAGGAACTGAAGATTAATCCTAAGAAGTCTTTCTTTATTCAGCCTTATACGCATGTTTATATCGGTGATAAATCGGTACCGAAAATTTTTAATTTCCCTAAAGATTTTCCAATCGGTGAGGTGACTGAAATTGATGATTTGATGACACCGCCAAATGAGCATTTTGCATTAAAAACAACATTGAATTATCAAGGTAAACCAACAACAGCCTATTTAATCAATTTTGATAATGACTATGAGCTGACTGAAGGGGAAATGTACTGGACCCAAAGTAAGCAACTGTTATTGTCATTGGTTTTACTGGTGATAAGTCTTCTGGTGGTTTTGCGTATTTCTACACGGTTAACTTTACCGTTGACGGCATTGTCTGATGATCTTAAACGTCGTGGTGGGAATGATTTTAGTCCGATTGAATTGCCTAAAGGTAAACCGAATAAAGAACTGATTCAGTTAGTTGATAGTTTAAATGAATATCGGCAGAGAATTGCTTTGTTGATGGAGCGGGAACGTTCATTTAACCGTTATGCCAGCCATGAGCTTCGAACACCATTAACGGTGATTAAAGGGGCTGTTTCATTACTTTCAAAACAGCCTGATGCAATATCAGTGCAGCGACAATGTCAGAGATTAAAGCATGCCAGTGATGAGATGAATGACTTTGTTACGACATTATTATCGCTTACCCGGGAAGAGGATACGAAGAAATTACCATCAAGGTCCATTGTGCTTGATGAGTTAGAAACGATTGCCCGGGATCATGAATACCTATTGGCAGAGAAATCGGTGTATTGGCGAGTACAGATTAATGAGCCTTTAAGTTTAGTCATACCTGAAACCAGTCTGAAAATTTTGTTAGGCAATCTGGTTAAGAATGCTTTTGCGTGTACAGAGCAGGGGGAAGTACTCATTGTTGTGAATAAAGAGAAGATTCAGGTTTTAGATACAGGTGTCGGACTCGGAAATCAATCCGCCGGCAGTGAAGGGTTTGGATTAGGCCTTTTGATTGTCCGGGATATTTGTCATAAATTTGGCTGGAGCTTTAAACTAGAGCAACGAAAAGAAGGTGGATGTGCTGCAATGATTATTTTTAAATAA